In Oligoflexia bacterium, the genomic window AACTGGAAAAAAAGATAGATTGATGCCAGCTGCAATGTGAGGAGGAAAAAAAGAATACTTATAAAGGGAAATGGATAGCAATAAATAGTCAATATGACTTTTATGGTTAGGGACATAAACAACGGAGGCATTGGTTAAATGTTTGCGTAAGCCAGGGGCATTGACAAACTTGATTTCAAACGGTTTAAAAATTTTAAGACAAAATAGTTTAACAGTTAAATAGGCCAAAGCACCCAATACATGATGAAATGAACCGATCATATCATTAAGAATTTGATTCACTTGTGATTTTTTTAATTTGTTTTCTATGGTTTCATTTTGGTAGTAGCTGGTTTGTAATAGTTCTTTGATGGTTTGAGATTTTTGTAGGCCTGGGCCACACACCGATTGAATCATTTTTTGTTTTTTAAGTGTTAATGATTGTTCAGTGGAGTTGGCTAAGATTTTTACAAAAGAAATATAAACTTTAAAATGCACCAACCTGCCCAAAATATTGGAACAGATATAAAAAAGAATGGATTGTAATAGACTGATTTTTTCTATTTGAATGTAGTTGTCATAACTAAAAACATTACAACTGTATAAGTTCCGATGATTTTTTTGATCTAAGAGCAAACTAAAATCAGATATAAAATGAATATTATTGCTTGAAATTTTAAACTGTTTGACTAAACAGCGCTCAATTATTTTGCGAAGAAGTGCCGGGTTGTTTTGAGTTAAGACAAAAGTATATTGTTTTTGTGGATCAATATAAAAATTATCCAAATAAACCGGAACGGTATTGGTATGAATAATGAGGTATTGTTTGATTCTATTGAAGAAATCTTTATTCATTTTTAAACCTCAACGATAAGTATCTTATACACAGAGATAAAACAAGTTTACTTAAAATTGGATAAATAGAATAAGATATCAATAATCTATGCTATGATGGCTTTTTAAAACTACGATACAATCATGAAAAAACCTGCTGGATTACTAAAAAAAGATCGTGTGTATATGGTTGCCTGTAGCAGCCCATTTGATCAACAAAACTTTAAAAACGCCAAACAGTATCTGTCTGACGCTGGATTAAAAGTCACTTATGCTAGGAGCGTTTTTGCTAAACGTCACTATTTGGCCGGGACAGACAAACAACGTTTGCAAGGCATGCAGCAAGCCTTAAAAGATAAAAAAGCCAAAGCCTTGTTTTTTGCCAGAGGCGGTTATGGATGTACAAGGATTTTGCCCTTTACAATTGATCAGGCGTGGCCAGATAAAATTATTATGGGTTTGAGTGATGTGACCCCTTTATTAAATTGGTACGCGCTGAAAAAAAAATGTCAGACCATCCACGGACCGGTTTTATGTGGAGAACAATTTCATAGTTTAAATTTAAGACAAAAAAATCATATACTGGGATTGCTTTCTTACCCCGGAAAGAAACAAATTTTACAGATTGAAAGAGATTACAAAGTTCACAAAGTTAAAAGCGGCAAAGCAAGAATTTTGGGGGGTAATTTAAGTATGTTGTGCAGTTCAGTGGGTACTAGCTATGCAGTGAAACCTAAAAATGCATTTCTCTTTTTAGAAGAGGTGAATGAGCCAGCTTACAAAGTGGATAGAATGTTGACACAGTTGTTTCAGACTGGGTTTTTAAATGAATGTAAAGCTGTATTTTTAGGGGATTTTACAGATCTTAACGGTGATTTTCATGCCAATGCTTGGTTATTGGCTTTGATTCAGGACTTAATGAAAAAACAAAAGATTAATATACCTATTGTGTATGGCTTAAAAAGTGGACACGTCCATGCCGATATTTTATGGCCAATTGGTGGATGGGTAGAGATTGCAAAAAATGGTAAACAAATAGTTATAGATTGTTTGGTGCAATGATATGCAAACTGTAATTAAACGGGTTGATCAAGCAATTGCTGAGCATTTGTGTACGGCATGTGCGGTGGCTATTTTTGATCAGTATAAGGCTGAACAATATTATTTTGGCTATCACAGCCAAGATAAAATTCATCGTACCAGTCAAGAGAGTATATTTGATTTGGCTTCACTGACCAAAGTGTTAGCCACGGGATCTTTTTTAGCAGAGTTGATTGAAAAAAAAATTATACGTCCAGATCAAAAATTCAACTTTGATAATAAAGAACAGTTTTATTATTTACAAGATTTGATGACGCACCAAGCGGGCTTTGTGGCGTGGTTAAATTTTAAAGTTTTGTGTAGCGGGGATGTAAGTCTACTGAAAAAAGTTGTAGCAGAACTGCGTCCAGAATTTGAAGCCGGTAAAAAAAGTATTTACTCAGATGTTGGTTTTGTTGTGATGATGCATTTATTGGAACAAAGTTTAGGACAAAGTTGGCAAAAACTCATACAAAATTTTTTATGCTCTCAGCCTGATTTTTCAAATTTATTTTTTGCTCAAAGTAATGATAAAGTAGAAAAAACTACTCTGAACTTTGTTGCAACTGAAAATTATTCACATCGCCCTAGCTTAGGTTATGTCAATGATGAAAACTGTTATTTTATGGGAGGGATCAGCAGCCATGCCGGATTGTTTGGAACGCTTCCAGCCTGCATCAAAGCTGGGCAAGCTTGGTTAAAAGCTATCAAAGGCAATTCAGATTGGTTGAGTGAAGAAACAGCCAAGATGATGACATCTCCCATAACTGCTCAAGATGGAACAGTTAGAGCCATGTGTTGGGATAAACCTAGTAATCAAGGACACGGATCAACCGCAGGAAAATATATTTCAAGTCAGGGTTTTGGCCATCTTGGCTATACAGGAACCTCTATTTGGATTGATCCTGAAAAAAATCAAGGCGTAATTATCTTAGCCAACAGAGTACACCCCAAAGATGATCATGTAGATGAATTCCGACAATTTAGAAAAGACATGCACAATATGATATGGGCATAAAATTAAAATAAAGACGAGATTTTAAATTGAAGTCAACCCGGGTGGGATGAATTGGACAAAAACGACGTTTTTTGTCCAAGAAGGGGGGAGAGAATCCCCCCTTGAGAAACAAAAAGTAAAGAGCGAAGCGGGTGAAAAGACATACACAATATGATATGGGCATAGAGCTAGATTGAAGTA contains:
- a CDS encoding LD-carboxypeptidase, with protein sequence MKKPAGLLKKDRVYMVACSSPFDQQNFKNAKQYLSDAGLKVTYARSVFAKRHYLAGTDKQRLQGMQQALKDKKAKALFFARGGYGCTRILPFTIDQAWPDKIIMGLSDVTPLLNWYALKKKCQTIHGPVLCGEQFHSLNLRQKNHILGLLSYPGKKQILQIERDYKVHKVKSGKARILGGNLSMLCSSVGTSYAVKPKNAFLFLEEVNEPAYKVDRMLTQLFQTGFLNECKAVFLGDFTDLNGDFHANAWLLALIQDLMKKQKINIPIVYGLKSGHVHADILWPIGGWVEIAKNGKQIVIDCLVQ
- a CDS encoding serine hydrolase translates to MQTVIKRVDQAIAEHLCTACAVAIFDQYKAEQYYFGYHSQDKIHRTSQESIFDLASLTKVLATGSFLAELIEKKIIRPDQKFNFDNKEQFYYLQDLMTHQAGFVAWLNFKVLCSGDVSLLKKVVAELRPEFEAGKKSIYSDVGFVVMMHLLEQSLGQSWQKLIQNFLCSQPDFSNLFFAQSNDKVEKTTLNFVATENYSHRPSLGYVNDENCYFMGGISSHAGLFGTLPACIKAGQAWLKAIKGNSDWLSEETAKMMTSPITAQDGTVRAMCWDKPSNQGHGSTAGKYISSQGFGHLGYTGTSIWIDPEKNQGVIILANRVHPKDDHVDEFRQFRKDMHNMIWA